In a genomic window of Besnoitia besnoiti strain Bb-Ger1 chromosome XI, whole genome shotgun sequence:
- a CDS encoding putative vacuolar proton translocating ATPase subunit (encoded by transcript BESB_019690): protein MGIFRSETMSRGTLVLPSEGARDFLDAIGSSVQVQFVDMNAQSMSRQYKRYVQRLEEMERILRFLFAEIEKHMPTRLQDTNLDVSDSEDEASDAEAQRGLRGSSRASLRTFSLSGGRPEDGRRSEQELEEGHRGLRDLEERQRIISAEERARERGDPQAGFDSAHSRLAASRGGASGFQLDKVEEALSRLYTQFVRFSQNNEDLLRQRNAAIEETCLLLLALHQLALPGQNDRGSNSTGGFQDSLAAHRRGSSSLLFESTASLSLLEAGVPGGALGGRGASPHRGAEGFGEELGSEFRSMAFSSVAGVINSCDQEKFARALFRSMRGNAYTYFQPADLRGFPADYAKTLESKSLFVTYYQGGRSPASAAFEKVMRLCAAFNARCYRWPSSCGEAEKRFADVSALLADKEKALRGYEQYFLSEISILLEPIELDDDAAPLRRRRPLIEEWRRFCVKEKAIYATLNFFEASDVTVRADCWFPAHEEARLRLVIAEQSSKSRASAFLLLQPSCSASSSPPTFFRLPAFLTPFQQLVDTYGVPRYKEANPAVFACVFFPFLFGIMYGDIGHGLVLLCIAAALFYIKSHNRVLRFKGETVDMLLDGRHMILLLGLYATYAGLVYNDVLSLGVDLFGSRWQVVPQTLQTRKWPSAAFSSFASSPAAPATFHEREGEPLEPMRESFPYPFGFDPAWKGAVNELLMFNSFKMKFSVIVGFFQMLLGILLKALNALYFGQFLDFFFEAVPQLLLFVSLIGYMAFLIVFKWLTPVGEFAKPSLINVLIDMHMGGVEPDASLIMFEGQARIQQILRVVVLLCIPVMLLAKPTWLWIRHKRERAASFAPASGASASVPYRLHRPAAGVEVGGRFGADSGLAFASSSRSALASGVVHGTLSRRGDDSEMQPPSTVASFSIAESVSRAKPPRGAGAHRDRFGGDDRLFDDVSTAAGSVADGSPREEEEISEVFIHQMIETIEFVLGTISNTASYLRLWALSLAHQQLSLVFFEKTLGVALQPGVGAFAMTIKFVLLFPLFAVITFFVMICMDSLECFLHALRLQWVEFQSKFFKADGHAFAPLSFSRILRESKLHGNA from the exons ATGGGGATTTTCCGGTCTGAG ACGATGAGCCGCGGGACGCTCGTCCTCCCGAGCGAGGGAGCGCGCGACTTTTTGGATGCGATTGGCTCCAGCGTTCAGGTTCAGTTCGTCGAT ATGAACGCGCAGTCGATGAGCCGTCAGTACAAGCGCTACGTGCAGCGGCTGGAGGAGATGGAGCGAATTTTGCGGTTCTTGTTTGCCGAAATCGAGAAGCACATGCCGACGCGGCTTCAAGACACCAACCTGGACgtgagcgacagcgaggacgaggcgtcagacgcggaggcccaacgcggcctccgcggctcttcgcgcgcctcgctgcgaaCGTTCTCGCTGTCGGGTGGGCGCCCAGAGGACGGGCGCCGCTCCGAGCAGGAACTCGAGGAAGGCCAccgcgggctccgcgaccTGGAAGAGCGCCAGCGCATCATCTCTGCCGAagaacgcgcgagagagcgcggagacCCTCAGGCCGGCTTCGACAGCGCCCATAGCCGCCTCGCAGCatcccgcggcggcgcgtcgggtTTCCAGTTGGACAaagtcgaggaggcgcttaGCCGGCTCTACACGCAGTTCGTGAGATTCTCGCAAAACAACGAAGACCTCCTGCGACAAAGGAATGCCGCG ATTGAAGAGACATGTTTGCTTCTCCTCGCACTTCATCAACTCGCGTTGCCCGGTCAGAACGACCGCGGCTCGAATTCGACCGGCGGATTCCAAGACAG CCTTGCGGCGCATCGACGCGGatcctcgtcgctgctgttCGAATCGACCGCCAGCCTGTCCCTTTTGGAGGCGGGAGTCCCCGGTGGAGCCCtaggcggtcgcggcgcctcgccccacAGGGGGGCAGAGGGTTTCGGCGAGGAGCTCGGGTCCGAGTTTCGATCCATGGCCTTCTCTTCCGTTGCCGGCGTCATCAACAGCTGCGACCAG GAGAAATTCGCGCGTGCGCTCTTCAGATCGATGCGCGGTAACGCGTACACCTACTTTCAGCCGGCAGATCTGCGCGGTTTCCCCGCGGACTATGCG AAGACGCTCGAGTCCAAGTCGCTCTTCGTGACGTACTACCAGGGCGggcggtcgccggcgtctgcggcgttcgAGAAGGTgatgcgtctctgcgcagcgtTCAACGCGCGCTGCTACCGGTGGCCTTCGTCatgcggcgaagcggagaaacGCTTCGCGGACGTCTCTGCGCTCCTTGCAGACaaagagaaggcgctgcgcggctaCGAGCAGTACTTCCTCTCTGAAATATCCATTCTGCTCGAGCCCATCGagctcgacgacgacgccgcgccgctgcggcggcgcaggccacTGATTGAGGAGTGGCGCAGATTCTGCgtgaaggagaaggcgatcTACGCGACGCTGAACTTCTTCGAGGCCAGCGACGTGACGGTTCGCGCGGACTGCTGGTTCCCCGCCCACGAGGAAGCCCGACTCCGCCTCGTCATCGCCGAGCAAAGCAGCAAAAGT CGTGCCTCCGcgttccttcttctgcagccgTCGTGTTCGGcatcctcttcgccgccgactTTCTTCCGCTTGCCTGCGTTCCTGACGCCGTTTCAGCAGCTGGTTGACACGTATGGCGTGCCGCGGTACAAGGAGGCGAATCCTGCGGTCTTTGCCTGCGTGTTCTTCCCCTTCCTCTTTGGCATCATGTATGGCGACATCGGGCACGGCCTCGTCCTGCTGTGcatcgccgcggctctcttctACATCAAGAGCCACAACCGCGTCCTCAGATTCAAGGGCGAGACCGTCGACATGCTCCTTGACGGCAG GCACATGATTCTGTTGCTCGGTCTCTACGCGACGTACGCGGGGCTGGTGTACAACGACGTACTTTCGCTGGGCGTCGATTTGTTCGGCTCGCGGTGGCAAGTCGTGCCACAGACCCTCCAGACGCGGAAGtggccgtctgctgcgttttcctccttcgcctcgtcgcctgccgcgcccgcgaccttCCACgaacgcgagggcgagccgctGGAGCCGATGCGCGAGAGCTTCCCCTACCCCTTCGGCTTCGACCCTGCCTGGAAAGGCGCGGTGAACGAACTCCTCATGTTCAACTCCTTCAAAATGAAGTTCTCCGTCATC GTTGGATTTTTCCAGATGCTGTTGGGAATTTTGCTCAAGGCGTTGAACGCCTTGTACTTTGGCCAGTTTTTGGATTTCTTCTTCGAGGCCGTGCCGCAGTTGCTCTTGTTCGTCTCGCTGATTGGCTACATGGCCTTTCTCATCGTCTTTAAGTGGCTCACGCCCGTCGGCGAGTTCGCAAAGCCTTCCCTGATCAACGTCCTCATCGACATGCACATGGGCGGAGTCGAGCCAGACGCGTCTCTCATCATGTTTGAAGGACAAGCGCGAATTCAACAG ATTTTGCGAGTGGTGGTGTTGCTCTGCATCCCCGTGATGCTTCTCGCGAAGCCGACTTGGCTGTGGATTCGGCACAAGCGCGAGCGGGCGGCGTCTTTCGCGCCGGCGagtggcgcgtctgcctcggtCCCTTACCGCCTCCATCGCCCAGCGGCGGGTGTGGAAGTCGGAGGGCGCTTCGGCGCGGACTCGGGGTTGGCtttcgcgtcctcttcgcgctcggcgctcgcctcgggcGTGGTACACGGCACGctgagccgccgcggcgacgacagcgagaTGCAGCCACCCTCAAcggtcgcctccttctccatCGCGGAGAGCGTCtcgagggcgaagccgccgcggggggcgggcgcgcaccGCGaccgcttcggcggcgatGATAGGCTCTTTGACGATGTGAGCACGGCGGCGGGCTCCGTCGCGGACGGCTCCccccgcgaggaggaagagatcAGCGAAGTCTTCATTCACCAAATGATTGAAACGATCGAGTTCGTCCTCGGCACGATCTCCAACACAGCTAGCTACCTCCGTCTCTGGGCTCTCTCCCTGGCTCACCAGCAGctctcgctcgtcttcttcgaaaaaacgctcggcgtcgctctgcagccGGGCGTCGGAGCCTTTGCCATGACCATCAAG TTCGTGCTTCTTTTCCCGCTCTTTGCGGTCATCACGTTTTTCGTCATGATCTGCATGGACAGCCTCGAGTGCTTTCTGcacgcgctgcgtctccaaTG GGTTGAGTTTCAGAGCAAATTTTTTAAGGCTGACGGCCACGCTTTCGCGCCTCTGAGTTTCTCTCGAATCCTCCGCGAGTCCAAGTTGCATGGAAATGCGTAa